A region of Culicoides brevitarsis isolate CSIRO-B50_1 chromosome 1, AGI_CSIRO_Cbre_v1, whole genome shotgun sequence DNA encodes the following proteins:
- the LOC134831969 gene encoding nuclear RNA export factor 2 — protein sequence MFGGFNQQQNFNAQKGHTSNASNLVAVVGGSAGAPIAIANNPNSVPAAVGKKKRKYRLPKKVRQKLKQAKIAGTVRPVEQNMPQNPANRVNLPFEHPNVSRNLNQNVPSPMLEGQMKPNLLQQERIPVNFNFIALPKVIHMNVGTTIYLDTFSKKIYEPGKTDFDRQLMKSCDSWHQFVIHHNGKFTKKEILAALFTLIPRDEIFPIGYRQYDLHDVFLLTSSDSAGIETLFKNNLKLQIRDTEVCISVQLGAAKICHGQVHPKAQIILVCSELLQNATLHGSNYCVNLEGFEKNPAFSEVCISFANKTHLVTVFKALIDHEQSKFIKGMKFVNCGLRNLDSFRYLERFPKLEYLDLRNNHLESFIELKHLEKLNLTHLDVAGNPFVEKDEITMLQERIKRMLPTLKILDGLELLIRPKLEPGLLPGDDMTLDIMLDGDQITANDDFNAVNAVFKQRYRNSSYWHRVTVFHQGQYSKKQVVSKLLALVENNDLWPCYYSTMETYDEFYVHNNFEALEILVRNKLFIKSTMNEAPLQLMLTMNVSPYKIGQVDVLEKIQRTCLESLNNKILNLSGLADREIFSNVVIDMSSPRVVSQIILFASRKVSTHCTGINLSNNGITSCAGMFPLCWFPKLEYLNLRNNQIETFERLCGIPQPCKVSQVILEGNPLCNCSLFAYIKNAKQYFPELKTLDGASVTSDRILLGRQNYLCKPEAYSFVEAFVQHYFTLYDSNQKDLLKELYLDKAIFTLSCNFDVNRSKEVSRMSKYTSKARNIIRLVNLDQSMRNVFVGPDEIIKTIIDLHSTEHNFLTFCIDCPIHTKNFSVITVDGIFKDKPMQFLEDEFFIHFTRTFTLRSCGNGMGVCGVSQQFKIQNDLLLVRNVSTLEKISAVEEMPRDDEMNEEMKESEKENLIVVFQKMTSLNRKWCTRFLEDANWNFKLGLTLFVKLLEDSKIPENAFVKF from the exons ATGTTTGGCGGCTTTaatcaacaacaaaattttaacgcaCAAAAGGGTCACACTTCAAACGCATCGAATTTAGTTGCTGTTGTTGGTGGATCTGCCGGTGCTCCCATTGCCATTGCAAATAACCCAAATTCTGTTCCTGCAGCTGTCGgtaaaaagaagagaaaatatCGTTTGCCGAAGAAAGTGCGACAAAAACTGAAACAGGCGAAAATTGCGGGAACTGTTCGTCCTGTCGAGCAAAATATGCCACAAAATCCGGCAAATCGCGTCAATTTGCCATTTGAACATCCAAACGTGAGTCGAAATCTGAATCAAAATGTGCCGAGCCCGATGTTGGAAGGACAGATGAAACCAAACCTCTTGCAACAGGAAAGAATtccagttaattttaattttattg cACTTCCCAAAGTCATTCACATGAACGTCGGCACAACAATCTACTTAGACACgttcagcaaaaaaatctaCGAACCCGGAAAGACCGATTTTGACCGACAATTGATGAAAAGCTGCGACTCGTGGCACCAATTCGTCATCCATCACAATggaaaattcacgaaaaaagaaATCTTGGCGGCACTTTTCACCTTAATTCCACGTGACGAAATTTTTCCCATCGGATATCGGCAATACGACCTTCACGACGTCTTTTTACTGACAAGTTCTGATTCTGCCGGCATCGAAACCCTTTTTAAGAACAATCTGAAGCTGCAAATTCGCGACACGGAGGTTTGTATCAGCGTTCAACTGGGCGCCGCTAAAATTTGTCACGGGCAGGTCCATCCAAAGGCGCAAATTATTCTCGTTTGCTCGGAATTGCTGCAAAATGCGACGTTGCATGGCAGTAATTATTGCGTCAACTTGGAAGGGTTCGAGAAAAATCCCGCATTTTCGGAAGTTTGCATCTCGTTTGCCAATAAAACGCATTTAGTGACTGTTTTTAAAGCCCTGATCGATCACGAACAGTCGAAATTCATCAAAGGCATGAAATTCGTGAATTGTGGCCTCAGAAATCTCGATTCGTTCCGTTATTTGGAGAGATTTCCCAAACTTGAGTATTTAGATCTTCGTAACAATCACCTCGAAAGTTTCATTGAACTTAAAcacttggaaaaattaaatttaactcattTGGACGTCGCGGGAAATCCTTTCgtggaaaaagatgaaataacCATGTTACAAGAGCGAATCAAACGAATGTTGCCAACTCTCAAAATCCTCGATGGACTCGAACTGCTGATTCGTCCAAAGCTGGAACCGGGTTTGTTGCCGGGCGATGACATGACTCTCGATATTATGCTGGATGGCGATCAAATAACCGCCAATGACGACTTTAATGCGGTCAATGCGGTTTTTAAGCAACGCTACCGAAATTCTTCTTACTGGCATAGAGTCACAGTTTTCCATCAAGGGCAATACAGTAAGAAGCAAGTTGTCTCAAAACTCTTGGCGCTCGTGGAAAATAACGATTTGTGGCCTTGTTACTACTCCACGATGGAAACTTACGACGAATTTTATGTCCACAATAATTTTGAGGCGTTGGAAATTCTTGTGCGGAAtaaattgttcattaaatCGACGATGAATGAAGCTCCGTTGCAGTTGATGTTGACTATGAATGTGTCGCCTTATAAGATTGGGCAAGTGGATGTGCTggagaaaattcaaagaacTTGTTTGGAGAGCttgaacaacaaaattttgaatcttaGTGGCTTGGCTGATAGGGAAa tTTTCAGCAACGTTGTGATCGACATGTCATCCCCCCGAGTCGTCTCCCAAATAATTCTCTTTGCCTCACGCAAAGTCAGTACTCACTGTACCGGCATCAACTTAAGCAACAACGGAATCACCTCCTGCGCCGGCATGTTCCCTCTTTGCTGGTTCCCGAAACTCGAATATCTCAATTTGCGCAACAACCAAATCGAGACCTTTGAACGTCTTTGTGGCATTCCGCAGCCCTGCAAAGTTTCGCAAGTGATTCTCGAGGGAAATCCCCTGTGCAATTGCTCGCTTTTCGCCTACATCAAAAATGCAAAGCAGTATTTTCCCGAATTGAAGACCTTGGATGGCGCTTCTGTGACTTCCGATCGGATTTTGTTGGGACGCCAAAATTATCTCTGCAAGCCGGAGGCATATTCCTTCGTTGAAGCGTTCGTTCAGCATTATTTCACGTTGTACGACTCGAATCAAAAGGACTTGTTGAAGGAACTTTATTTGGATAAGGCAATTTTCACGTTGAGTTGCAATTTTGACGTAAATCGCAGCAAGGAGGTGTCCCGAATGTCGAAATACACGAGCAAGGCACGAAATATCATTCGATTGGTGAATTTGGATCAATCGATGCGGAACGTCTTTGTGGGCCCGGATGAAATTATCAAGACAATTATCGACTTGCACTCGACGGAACACAATTTCCTGACTTTTTGCATCGATTGTCCGattcacacgaaaaatttcagCGTCATAACGGTCGATGGCATTTTCAAGGACAAACCGATGCAATTTTTGgaagatgaatttttcattcattttacgaGGACTTTTACGCTTCGTTCGTGCGGCAATGGCATGGGAGTTTGTGGCGTTTCGCAgcagtttaaaattcaaaatgatttGCTGCTCGTGCGAAATGTCAGTACGCTCGAGAAAATTAGTGCTGTGGAAGAAATGCCGCGAGATGACGAAATGAACGAGGAAATGAAGGAAAGtgagaaagaaaatttgattgtGGTCTTTCAGAAAATGACGAGTTTGAATAGAAAATGGTGCACGCGCTTTTTGGAAGACGCAAATTGGAATTTCAAGTTGGGATTGACACTTTTCGTCAAATTATTGGAAGACAGTAAAATACCGGAAAAtgcttttgtgaaattttga